A stretch of DNA from Bacteroidales bacterium WCE2008:
AGCCCGCACCAGCGCTGAGACCAGCGTCCACCAGCAGAGCGTATACGCCCCTTCCGGGATATTCCTGATCCATGCATGCAGCAGAAAATCCAGCTCGCACAGGGCCGAGCACACGAAAACGATCATTATCAGCACAGTGAACCTGGATATCTTATATACCAGGTCTATGGTCCTGTCCGAATTGCCACGGCCATAATTCTGGGTAATCTGCGGCGCCGCCGAAACAGTCAGCTTGTTGACTGCATTGAGAGTGAAATTCTCTATCTGGAACGCCACGGCGAAAGCCGCGTTCCCGACAGTCCCGAAGAACCAGTTCACCACCATATTGCTTCCCTGCGAACGGCAGACCGACGAGACGGCCCCGAGGGCAGAATAGAAATTGAACATGAAAACCTCCCGGTACATCCTGCCGTCCCGGACCATGCGCCAGCGGATGGTCTCCGGCCAGAGACGGGCGCAGATCCAGTGGTAAGCCACCAGAGTCCCGAGAGTCACGGCACTGACCGCCAGGGCATACAGCCTCAGCTTGTTGCCGCCGGAGAAATATACCAGCAGCACGATCAGTCCGAGACGGACCAGATTGCTGAAGACATCGACAAGAGCGGTGATATGGAATTTCTCATAAGACTCGATCAGGCTCTGGAACGGTATGTTCACTATACCGATACATGCAACGACCGTCGATACCTGATACACGAACACGGCATCCGCCATCTTCCCCTCCGGAACCTTCAGCCAGTTGAGCACATAATAAAGCCCCAGAGTCTCTGCCAGGACCAGAATGACTCCGGCCATGAAAATATGCAGTACCAGACAGACGTTGAATATCCTCTGCGGATCTCCGTCAGGCTTTCCCTGCTCGATGTTTATATAGCGGCGTGTCGTGGCGCTCATCGCGGCCGTAAGAAAACTCAGCAGGGCGATGACTCCGGCGACGACGCTGTAAAGACCATAGTCGGAGACGCCCAGAGCTATGAACAGAAGTCTCGTCGCCAGAAGGCCTATGACCATGATGCAGACCATCCTGACATTGAATATCAGGGTGTTTCTCGCAATTCTGGCATTTTCCTTATGGTAACCTTCCATACTATTCAGTACCGAGATCCAGTCTCATCTTATAATGTCTGATGACGTCCTTATATATGTCCAGAAGACCGTCCACGACAGCCTTGCGGTCGTGTCTCTTCAGCGCCCTCCGCCTTCCGGCATCGGCGATCTCCCGGGCGAAGCCCCTGTCCACCCAGAGCAGCTTGATAGCCTCGACGAAATCCGCCTCTTCTCCGGTATATGCCAGCAGGCCGTCTACCTCATCTTCTATAAGCGAATAGACTCCGCCGGTATCGGCCGCAATCACCGGGACTCCCATCATCTGGGCCTCGCATACGCTGTTCGGGCTGTTTTCCACATAGGACGGATGGACATATATCGCAGCGTCACGCAATTCTTCCACAAGCCTTGCGGCATCCACGACACCGCAGAACTGCACCCCCACGGAATCAGCATCGATGCCGGTCAGTTCCTCAAAGAAAGCGGCATTGACATTGCCGAATACTTTCCACACGAAATCCCTGCCCCAGTTCTTCAGCAGCGCTGCAGTACGGAGAATGACATCCGCCCCCTTATACGGCGCCTCCGATATGGTGGAGACAAGCTTGAGATTCTCAGGCATGACTGTCTGAGGTTCGGCCAGATAGAACTCAGGCCGCAGTATCTCGTCGCAATGGTAGTAACGGTGATTGGGGTTCATCATCCAGGACAGAGTCCTGTCCCAGGAAGTCCTGCCGGCGACATATCTTGTAAATGAAAGTATGTCGTATTCCCTAAGGCAGGCCTCGTTCAGATGCCGCCAGTTATAGACTTTCCATAGGAATCCCGAGATTCCGGAAGACATTCTGAAATACTTGCCCCAGGACACATCAGGAGGCAGATAATACTTGAAGCATGCATTGAGAATGCCCTGCAGATGGATAAGGACCGGGATCCTGACTCTTCCTGCGACAAGGCCGTAGGCATGTTCCGAACCGAAGACTTCAATGATATCCGGCTTGAAATCCTCGACGACTTTGACAAGGTCATCGACAAGTCCGTCGTATCTGGAGTCTTCACCGATAAAAAGATATTTAATCCTGGAGAATCTGGTATCAGAACGGTCAGGGACGGGATAATAGGTGACGCCCCCTTCCTCAACCTTGGCCGGCTGCCCGGCCATGACAAAGCATACTCCGAGCTCCACCTCTCCGGACATCAGCGTCTCAAGGGAAGACACCCACCCGACGCCGTTATATTTGCCGTTTCGGACAGGATAATTGGAAGAACTATGAGTAAACCAGAGTACTCTCATGTCAGCTTAGTTTCCGTTTGAGGTCAAGTATGTAATGGTG
This window harbors:
- a CDS encoding Na+-driven multidrug efflux pump, which translates into the protein MEGYHKENARIARNTLIFNVRMVCIMVIGLLATRLLFIALGVSDYGLYSVVAGVIALLSFLTAAMSATTRRYINIEQGKPDGDPQRIFNVCLVLHIFMAGVILVLAETLGLYYVLNWLKVPEGKMADAVFVYQVSTVVACIGIVNIPFQSLIESYEKFHITALVDVFSNLVRLGLIVLLVYFSGGNKLRLYALAVSAVTLGTLVAYHWICARLWPETIRWRMVRDGRMYREVFMFNFYSALGAVSSVCRSQGSNMVVNWFFGTVGNAAFAVAFQIENFTLNAVNKLTVSAAPQITQNYGRGNSDRTIDLVYKISRFTVLIMIVFVCSALCELDFLLHAWIRNIPEGAYTLCWWTLVSALVRAFCGGGTQTLEQATGKIKWFQISSSVLAVLALPLGALAFALGAPPVTIIWVFIGYSVVFRIVELVLLRRLIGFDVAEYFRKAYVTPALVLALMGGYMALYKPAVSALLSGVTAELWPRLAGIGVTFAVSCICVYFVGMYSWERKSVVALIRNHLPFLSNIR
- a CDS encoding Glycosyltransferase involved in cell wall bisynthesis produces the protein MRVLWFTHSSSNYPVRNGKYNGVGWVSSLETLMSGEVELGVCFVMAGQPAKVEEGGVTYYPVPDRSDTRFSRIKYLFIGEDSRYDGLVDDLVKVVEDFKPDIIEVFGSEHAYGLVAGRVRIPVLIHLQGILNACFKYYLPPDVSWGKYFRMSSGISGFLWKVYNWRHLNEACLREYDILSFTRYVAGRTSWDRTLSWMMNPNHRYYHCDEILRPEFYLAEPQTVMPENLKLVSTISEAPYKGADVILRTAALLKNWGRDFVWKVFGNVNAAFFEELTGIDADSVGVQFCGVVDAARLVEELRDAAIYVHPSYVENSPNSVCEAQMMGVPVIAADTGGVYSLIEDEVDGLLAYTGEEADFVEAIKLLWVDRGFAREIADAGRRRALKRHDRKAVVDGLLDIYKDVIRHYKMRLDLGTE